ggtgcaccagcaggtgattGGACTgggcgaagcccttgccgcactgggcacaaatGTAGGGGTGCtcgtcggtgtgggtgcgctggtgcaccagcagattgttggactgggtgaagcccttgccgcagtcgctgcaggtgtagggccgctccccggtgtgcacgcgtCTGTGCTTCTTCAGgtccttggacgacttgaagcctttgccgcagtcggagcaggtgaagggcctctcactGCTGTGTACCCGCTGGTGGTCCCGCAGCCCTGACATCCGGACAAAGcctttgccgcaggtggagcagccatagggcttctcgcccatgTGCACTCGCCGGTGATACTTCAGGTAATTAATCGTCTTGAAGCCGctcccgcagtcggagcaggtgaagggcctctcgctggagtgcactcggttgtgctgcagcagggTGTCGTAGCAGGTGAAGTTCTTGCTGCACTCCGAGCAgtcaaaggggcgttctcccgtatgCACCCGTCGGTGGATCTCCAGCCGGCTCGGGTtccgccaggccttgccacacatgtcgcactcataacgcttctccttgttgtgccccgtcatgggtCCTCCTccaaagctcagcccgcacaccgagcaaatgggggggggggcaggtctcaccggcaccctggctgccctcaatggccgctcacatccCCATCTCTCCGCCCACAGCAACggatcctaaaccctgcaggagggaaaCACAGAGGGTCAATAAGCTGGCAAACATGACATTACTAACGTGTGCCtgaatgggggtgaggggggaagtgGGTGAGTGGGGGCTCCAACATGCTGGCCCACACCGACGAGCAGCTGTTCCCACTGCGCAAGCGTTTCAAGAGCGCacaggggctgcgggagcaccagtggCAACACCGGAgatagaccctttgtgtgcgctgagtgtgacaagggtttcacccgcatgtccagcctgtggcagcatcgGCGTACCCACTGCAgtaagcgtcccttcccctgctcgTCCTGTGATTAGGGCTTCACCTGCCTTGACCAGCTGCTAGAGCAccagcgagtccacaccagccagcatcccttcacctgcccgctctgtggcaaggcctttgcccgctcctccagcctgctggcacaccgccacgtggattggCACTgtttgggtagacacaaaatactggaaggaatgggtaacgtttcgggtcgagaccctcttcagtctcgaccagaaacgtcacccagtccttctctccagagatgctgcctgtcccgctgagttactccagcattttgtgtccttgtttgcaaaccagcatctgcagttccttgtttttaaaccattctggttaaccatctctgcaccttctccaaagcccattagtcctgtaatggagtgaccagaactgtatgcaactcCAAATGCTATCTGACCaacgtcccttaaagctgcacatatacattcctctccttatctcacacccttttatctccttattttctctcgcctgtcatttactccactcatctgccaatcaccccctcatctgttaacatcgtgtcagtgtgaagaaaggttccaacccgtCACCTGTGAAaaattggggtcaaggaaagagcgttcacatcgcggccctgtttcaaccaatctttccaccaccacgcacaagaagcacaagacagacaccattgtgcagatgtcgagaagtgtgttcagctctggctgaacaacttctaatcttgtgtgtggactcgataagaagaagaacctGTGAAAAtgttctccacacatgctgcctgacccgctgttacttcagcactttgtattagagtcacagagtgatgcagtgtggaatcaggcccttcgacccaatgaccacactgaccaacatgtcccagctacactagtcccatctgcctgaacttggtccatatccttccaaacccgtcctatccatgtacgtgtccaactttttcttaaacgttgggatagtcccaggctccccaccaccctgtgtggaaaagttacccctccgattcctattaaatattttcctcttcatcttgaacccatgtcctctggtcctcgattcccccactctgggcaagagattatgtGCATCTAACAAAAATTGTGttccatgcaagattccagcatcggcagtttcttgtgactccctcacctatatccacccagCGCTCTCTTAACCTTTTTTCTGTGATGCCAgcagggcaacctaggcagctttataggttgccaaatgacagtttaggtagtcatttaagacggctgcagggcctggagaagtcaatgttcataccgctagggtgtaaactaccccagcaaaatataaggtgctgctcctccaatttacggtgggcctcactctggccatggaggaggcccaggacagaaaggtcggattcggaatgggagtgggtgttgaagtgctgagccatcaggTTGGCTATTGTGaaccgagcgaaggtgttgggcgaagcaatcgccaagcctacgcttggtctcaccgatgtagagcagctgacacctagagcagcggatgctaaagatgaggttggaggaggtgcaggtgaacctctgtcacacctgtaaAGACTGCTTggctaagaggtttgccacgcactgcaagggagcagtggaccagacaggaagagcggacggaattaccactagacagccaaaccagtaggtaatttacggctggggtgagtactttcccatttataggaggtaggattatataaataaggggtgtatcaatacagtaatccgggtaggggattcttaaataggaccagttaattacttatataagatgggcggccaggagatgtgccaatactgtgagatgtgggaatttgtcgacaccattgatgtagatgatccctacagctgcagtaagtgtttgaggctagcggaactcgagctccgcattgatgagctggagacccaacttcatacgctgcggtacatcagggagggggagtattacctggatgttttgtgccaggggatggtcacaccgaccagtttaactaattcagtagttagtgagcaaggaaaggaaggtgtggccataagcgaggcaggtagggggaaccaggaggagatgcggcaggagccacagcccttgtccctgacgagcatgaccgaggctcttactcaatgtgaggacgggatcaggggctgtgggagggatgagcaacctggctgcagcaccgtggatcagggggccattcaagaggggggagttagaagaaatgccgttgtgataggggatagtattattcggggggtagataaggttctctgcggccagcagaacatgtcccgaaggctgtgttgcctacccggtgctagggttaaggatatctctgcaatgctggagagaaatttgcagagggagggggaggatccagtggtcgtggtccatgtggggaccaatgacataggaaggacgaggaaggaggatctgctgaaggagtttgagcagttagggaataaattaaaaagcagaacctcgagggtactgatctccggattgctacctgagccacgggccaaatcggcgagggtacgtaaaattaaaaagctgaatgcgtggctcaaagactggtgtgggaaaaatgggtttggtttcttgggccactggcaccagtactgggacaggggggatctgttctgtaaggacggacttcacctgaacggtgctgggactggggtcctggcaaatcatataactagggcagtagataggtctttaaactaagtagcgggggggaggtatcaaggggggtaataacggcaggggtagaggaaatagagcagggtatcagtggggaagcggaaaatcaaaatgtgacaggaggatccagaatgtgtgaagataaagctctagatgtaaaaggggcaaaaacggaaaggaagggtagtaaaaatcatctgaaagtgctttatctaaatgcacggagtattcgaaataagataaatgaattaacggtgcaattaagtatatatagttatgatatcgtggccattacggagacatggctgcaaggggatcaggactgggagttaaatatagaggggtactcgacaattagaaaagatagacaggaaagaaagggaggaggggtggcccttttaataagggagggaataacggcaatagagaggaaggatattgcgttgaaggatcaggatagtgaaacaacttgggtacagatagagaataacaaggggaaaaaaacactagtgggtgtaatttatagacctccaaatagctgtgatgctgttagtcagaacataaatctgcaaatagttgacgcatgtaaaaagggaactgctgtaatcatgggggacttcaattttcatattaattgggcaaaccaaactgggcagggtagactagaggaagagtttatagaatgtattagagacgggttcctagaacagtatgtcacagaaccgacaaggggggaggcaatcttggatctggtcctgtgtaatgaagcaggattaattaaaaatgtcatagttagggactcgttgggaacaagtgaccacaatatggtcgaattccatattcaaatagaaggggagcaggttgaaactcaggctagggtgcttagtctaaataagggggattatgaaggtatgaggaatgagctgatcaaagttgactgggatagcagactaaagaataagacggtacatgagcagtggtgtacgtttaaggatctactgtataaccttcaagaaaaatttattcctatgaagaaaaaaaggggtaagggtaagaacagtcagccatggctcagtaaaactataaaggatagtattcggctgaaggcaagggcatataaggtagccagagatagtgggagggtagaggattgggaagcatttaaaggtcagcaaaaataactaagagattaattaagacggggaaaatagactatgaaaggaatttagcgaacaacataaaaactaatagtaagagtttttatagctatataaaaagaaaaagggtggctaaggtgaacgttggtccattggagggtgagactggagagttgttggtggggaacatggaaatggcaaaggcattaaacgagtattttgtatcagtcttcaccatagaagacacaaaaaatattccaacgctggataaacagggggcggtaggaatggaggagctaaatactattaagatcaccaaggaggtggtattagggaaattaatgagactgaaggaggataaatcccctgggcctgatggattacatccaagggtcttgagggagatagcggtggggattgtggatacattggtgataattttccaaaactccctggaggcaggaacggtcccagtggattggaaaatggccaatgtaacacctatatttaaaaaaggaagtaaacagaaggcgggtaactatagaccggttagtctaacatcggtggtgggtaaatgttagagacaattattaaagaaacactaacggggcacttggataaacatgacttcatcggacagaaccagcatggttttgtgaaggggaagtcctgtttaacgaatctgctcgaattctttgaggaactaacaacccgggtggataaaggggaaccggtggatgtggtatacttggacttccaaaaggcttttgacaaggtgccacataagagacttctgctaaaaataaaaaattatgggattgggggtaatatattagcatgggtagaggattggctaacaaataggaagcagagagtggggataaatggttcatactcgggatggcaaccggtaactagcggggttccgcaagggtcggtgctgggaccccagttgttcacaatttatataaatgatttggaggagggaaccaagtgtaatatatcaaaatttgcggacgatacaaaaatgggaggaaaagtaggggatgaggaggataggaagagtctgcaaaaggatatagataagctaggtgagtgggcaacaacttggcagatgaaatttaatactaataaatgtgaagtcattcactttgggaaaaaaaatgatagggcaagttattttctaaatgaggaggagctgcgttgtaatgcaacgcaaagggatctaggggtagtagtacatgaatcactaaaagttagtatgcaggtgcagcaagcaatcaggaaggccaatggagttttggcctttattgctagggggattgagtataaaaacacggaggtcttgctgcagctgtacacagtattagtgagaccacatttggaatactgtgtacagttctggggtccatacttaagaaaggatgtactagccctggaggcagtgcagcgaaggtttacaagattaattcctgcaatgaggggattgacatatgaggaaaggttaagtaggctggaactctactctttggagtttagaagaatgagaggcgatctcattgaaacatataagatcgtgaggggccttgatcgggtggatgcaccgaggatgttcccaatgatcggggaaactagaactaggggacatagttgcagaataagggggggctcttttaaaactgagatgaggaagaacttcttcacccagagggtggttaatttatggaattcactgccccagggagcagtggaagcagaaacgttaaatatatttaagtctaaaatagatggttttttagctgccaaggggataaggggctacggggagagggcagggatatggacctaggtatggttagtatagtaagacctgagtgatctcctggacaagtgtcgatcgcctggattggggtcggagaggaatttcccggatttttttcccgaattggacctgggtttttatccgtttttttgcctcccccaggagatcacgcggttcttggggtggagaggggtgatagcggtataaaggggagggtagtgtcttgtgttctgtgtcttgtgtctactgtttgtgggtaagtgtgtctgtttagtgttcagccatgagcgaatggcggtgcgggctcgacggacctggtggtctactctcgcacctactttctatgtttctatgtttctatgcttgggtccttggatggagtcaaggggggatgtaaagcaacaagtgtagcatttcctgcggttgaaagtgaaagtgccaggagaggaggtggttggggtgggaaggaacgaattgaccttggagttacggagggagcggtctctgcggaaagccgacaggggaggagatgggaagatgtggccagtggtgggatcccgttggtagacaaaaaagctggagaaaatcagcgggtgaggcagcatctatggagcgaaggaataggcaacatttcgtgtcgatgtgacgaataaacttgacttgcttGACTTTAAAAGCCACAATAGCACAGCTACAACCATTAGTCTTTACACATGGGTTTAATAGGcagcctgatgattcatgtggttcttatgaaatgccatcttgtgtaatgtcatcacagcagatttagaattattattaTACCAGGGGTCGGATGTTTTAGGTACGACTCCCTGTTTACTCCGCTCccctgtttataacattatttacctcagttttcccccagactgggtttatagaaacatagaaaataggtgcaggagtaggccattcggcccttcaagcctgcatcgccattcaatatgatcatccaactcagtatcctgtacctgccttctctccataccccctgatccctttagccacatgggccacatctaactcccacttaaatatagccaacgaactggcctcacctaccttctgtggcagagaattccagagattcaccactccctgtgtgaaaaatgttttcctcatcttggtcctaaaagatttcccccttatccttaaactgtgaccccttgttctggacttccccaacatcagaaacaatcttcttgcatctagcctgttcaaccccttaagaattttgtaagtttctataagatcccccctcaatcttctaaattctagcgagtacaaactgagtctatccagtctttctttatatgaaagtcctgacatcccaggaatcagtctggtgaaccttctctgtactccctctatagcaagaatgtctttcctcagattaggagaccaaaactgtgcacaatactccaggtgtggtctcaccaagaccctgtacaactgcagtagaacctccctgctcctatactcaaatccttttgcaatgaatgctaacataccattcgccttcttcactgcctgctgcacctgcatgcctacttttaatgactggtgtaccatgacacccaggtctcgttgcatctccccctttcctaatcggccaccattcagataatagtctactttcctgtttttgccaccaaagtggataacctcacatttatccacattatactgcatctgccatgcatttgcccactcacccagcctatccaagtcaccttgcagcctcctagcatcctcctcacagctaacactgcccctcagcttcgtgtcatccgcaaacttggagatgttgcattcaattccctcgtacaaatcattaatatatatcgtaaatagctggggtcccagcactgagccttgcggtaccccactagtcactgcctgctattgtgaaaaggacccgtttactcctactctttgcttcctgtctgttagccagttctctatccacatcaatactgaacccccaataccatgtgctttaagtttgtatactaatttcttatgtgggaccttgtcgaaagccttctgaaattaTTTTGCTCCCCTGtgggtttataacattatttacctgtTTACCCCCCCCTGACCATGTTTATTTCAATCCCCTGtgggtttataacattatttacctgtTTACACCCCCATACCGGGTTTATTTCACTCCCCTGTGGGTTgaaaacattattcacctcagttttcccccagaccgggtttattctGCTCCCACGTGGGTTTATCACATTATTCACCTCAGTTTTCCCCCAGACCGGGTTTAATCCGCTCCCATGtgggtttataacattatttacatcACTTTCTCCCAGCAGACCAGGTTTATTCCCCCAGACATGtagtttatttggtgatttattgattatttacagggagaggggggagccAGATAGAGGGAAGTGTTATAACGTGTTTTATgtcaggacgctgctccagacaGTGAGTTTATATTATTTTCCCCAGTTTcccccccagacgtgtagtttatgtggagtttATTTACCTCGGGTCTCCCCCAGACCGGATTTATTCAGCTGCTGATTTATAACGTTATTGACCTCAGTGAATAGGGAGGTTTCATGGCAGTCGGgtaacgacccatgacccgtactgttgctacgctactccaaatggattacacgcgatgaactgcaggtaggcacttaccattgtttccagcgtagcaggcccgttaaaacccaatgaaattgtcaatttttgcgctgtaaataattatgaaaatcgggataagcgtgcgagacatttagcatacttcagaattccaaaagtgagttgaaatgacagtagatagaaacgagagctgaagggacaacaacagctagagtgcttggcgaacattggccgtttgctcactgcatttcatcaacagtaagtcattatttgtgttttttcttgattcctttggcatcaaaGTTTcaaaagtgataaatctggctgtaattttttttaaatcgcccatggttcttgtgggtttttacatacaaaaagaaaacacatctgaagaaaattttacagccagatttatcacttctgagaatttttagataccaaaggaatcaagaaaaaacacaaataatgccttacttgatgaaatgcagtgagcaaacgcgataattcccaatattttcaatgtttaccaagcactttagctgctgtagccccatcagttctcgcttctctatagcttcatttcgcttcacttttggaattctgaagttgggtacatgtctctcacacttaccccgactcccacaatttcttTCAGCGTAagaattcaacattttggtggtttttaacaggtaggaaagtacgcgtttcttgcattaataacatataccggaagtgacggatgtcttccagttggatttagcggctccgtgcgtcgagccctatgacccggtgaccttacgtgcaacccccctataaattcatgaaagtgagatttaaaaatcatgttatattgtgaattcttgtgtgaatgttatttggaaacttaggctatttaaaaatgttaaccttttcttaagaaatggatagatgtttagatctactaattgaattttataattagctacaattaggtaactaaccaattatatgctttaatttcacgtcatccaagtaagattgtttcatatttgtttcagaatgcttcaatctataataactaaaaatttcattcagttctcttaatatttaagaaagttattggcttttgtcttcgatcacagcttttgagttaagtcaatggaaaaagcaatagggaacaagatgctaattttagagtatgaaaatggtcataaatgttttaatactgaagatatgaaagtgaattaggtgtcaaattaaacttctttttatgctttatctgatgggataaattgcacacttgatttttaaaatctcaaagttTTGTAATATAGTTAATATTTGTAtacggtatatctgatctgattgcacAGCctgcacaacaaagcttttcactgcacctgggt
The sequence above is a segment of the Amblyraja radiata isolate CabotCenter1 chromosome 1, sAmbRad1.1.pri, whole genome shotgun sequence genome. Coding sequences within it:
- the LOC116988669 gene encoding zinc finger protein 239-like; amino-acid sequence: MTGHNKEKRYECDMCGKAWRNPSRLEIHRRVHTGERPFDCSECSKNFTCYDTLLQHNRVHSSERPFTCSDCGSGFKTINYLKYHRRVHMGEKPYGCSTCGKGFVRMSGLRDHQRVHSSERPFTCSDCGKGFKSSKDLKKHRRVHTGERPYTCSDCGKGFTQSNNLLVHQRTHTDEHPYICAQCGKGFAQSNHLLVHQRTHTGERPYTCTQCGKGFTQSNHLREHQRTHTGERPYTCAQCGKGFTRSTRLLSHQRVHAIDHHFLSPGGEQSQTMLSA